The Rhizobium sp. WSM4643 genome window below encodes:
- a CDS encoding fumarylacetoacetate hydrolase family protein produces the protein MSQALLDVAASDGLFVGRIWNPEVAGPSIVTSREGVLVDITSREAPTLSALLERQDAAGFVRAASGKTVGSLTDIAANSTGVPDQTRPYLLAPVDLQAVKACGVTFAQSMIERVIEEKAAGNPERAASIRERVSTLIGGSLTNLKAGSPEAAKVKQALIDEGMWSQYLEVGIGPDAEVFTKAPVLSSVGWGADVGLHPISTWNNPEPEIVLAVNSRGEIKGATLGNDVNLRDVEGRSALLLGKAKDNNASCSIGPFIRLFDAGYSLDDVRNAELDLKVTGQDGFVLHGKSSMSKISRDPTDLVKQTVGAHHQYPDGFMLFLGTLFAPTQDRDAPKQGFTHKIGDVVEISSAGLGALVNTVRLSTECAPWTFGISALMSNLAKRGLL, from the coding sequence ATGTCTCAAGCTCTTCTCGATGTCGCCGCTTCGGATGGTCTTTTTGTCGGTCGCATCTGGAATCCCGAGGTTGCCGGACCGAGCATTGTGACATCACGCGAGGGCGTGCTGGTCGACATCACGTCGCGCGAGGCGCCGACGCTGAGCGCCCTGCTCGAGCGGCAGGATGCCGCCGGCTTCGTCCGTGCAGCAAGTGGCAAGACGGTTGGCTCGCTGACGGACATCGCCGCCAACAGTACCGGAGTTCCGGATCAAACGCGCCCTTATCTCCTTGCGCCCGTCGACCTGCAGGCAGTCAAAGCCTGCGGCGTTACCTTTGCGCAGTCGATGATCGAGCGCGTCATCGAGGAGAAGGCGGCCGGCAATCCGGAACGCGCCGCCTCGATCCGCGAGCGTGTCAGCACGCTGATCGGCGGCAGCCTCACCAATCTGAAGGCCGGTTCGCCGGAGGCGGCCAAGGTCAAGCAGGCGCTGATCGACGAGGGCATGTGGTCGCAATATCTCGAGGTCGGTATCGGGCCGGACGCCGAAGTCTTCACCAAGGCGCCGGTGCTCTCCTCGGTCGGCTGGGGTGCCGATGTCGGCCTGCATCCGATTTCGACCTGGAACAATCCCGAGCCGGAAATCGTGCTCGCGGTCAACAGCCGCGGCGAAATCAAGGGTGCGACGCTCGGCAACGACGTCAACCTGCGCGACGTCGAGGGCCGCTCGGCTCTGCTGCTCGGTAAGGCCAAGGACAACAACGCATCCTGCTCGATCGGTCCGTTCATCCGCCTGTTCGATGCCGGCTACAGCCTGGATGACGTCCGCAATGCCGAGCTTGACCTGAAAGTCACCGGCCAGGACGGTTTCGTGCTGCACGGCAAGAGTTCGATGTCAAAGATCAGCCGCGACCCGACCGATCTCGTCAAGCAGACGGTCGGCGCCCATCACCAATATCCCGATGGTTTTATGCTCTTTCTCGGCACGCTGTTTGCGCCGACGCAGGACCGCGACGCGCCGAAGCAAGGCTTCACGCACAAGATCGGCGATGTCGTCGAGATTTCCTCGGCAGGCCTCGGCGCGCTCGTCAACACCGTGCGGCTCTCCACCGAATGCGCGCCCTGGACCTTCGGTATTTCGGCGCTGATGAGCAACCTCGCCAAGCGCGGTCTGCTCTAA
- a CDS encoding Gfo/Idh/MocA family protein — protein MTRKLRVGVIGAGIAARHLAGFGWNKELFEVPVLCSLDEERGRALCEEYGIGEYTQDADALFARDDLDIIDISTPPSSHFELCRKGIESGKHVICEKPLFGSIAEVDEMGRILDRYPGRKLMPIFQYRYGSGLQKLKLLIERGLAGKPFLTTIETHWWRGPDYYAVPWRGKWASELGGGLLGHAIHAHDMLNYVHGPCAEVFSYGATLVNPIEVEDTAALSVKMQNGSLATLSMTLGSRKEISRLRFCFNDLVAESIIEPYTMGRDPWTFVAGTEEHQARIDEVLAAYVPGEDGYTRQFELFHKAIVEDTDAPVTLQDARNSLELVTAAYFSQRTGQPTPMPIAADHPLYRSWLPAGEWRAAATV, from the coding sequence ATGACCAGGAAATTGCGCGTCGGCGTCATCGGCGCAGGCATCGCTGCGCGGCATCTGGCCGGCTTCGGCTGGAACAAGGAGCTTTTCGAGGTCCCCGTGCTCTGCTCGCTCGACGAGGAGCGCGGCAGGGCGCTGTGCGAGGAGTACGGCATTGGCGAATACACCCAGGATGCGGATGCGCTGTTTGCCCGTGACGATCTTGACATCATCGACATTTCGACGCCGCCGAGTTCGCATTTTGAACTTTGCCGCAAGGGTATCGAATCCGGCAAGCACGTGATCTGCGAGAAGCCGCTTTTCGGCTCGATCGCTGAGGTCGACGAGATGGGGCGCATCCTCGATCGTTACCCCGGCAGGAAGCTGATGCCGATCTTCCAGTATCGCTATGGTTCCGGCCTGCAGAAGCTGAAGCTGCTGATCGAACGCGGCCTGGCCGGCAAGCCGTTCCTGACGACGATCGAGACACATTGGTGGCGCGGCCCGGATTACTATGCCGTGCCATGGCGCGGCAAATGGGCGAGCGAACTGGGAGGCGGCCTTCTCGGCCACGCCATCCACGCCCATGACATGCTGAACTATGTACATGGCCCTTGCGCTGAGGTGTTTTCCTATGGGGCGACGCTGGTCAATCCAATCGAGGTCGAGGATACGGCAGCCCTTTCGGTGAAGATGCAGAACGGCTCGCTGGCAACGCTGTCGATGACGCTCGGCTCGCGCAAGGAGATCTCGCGGCTGCGCTTCTGCTTCAACGACCTCGTCGCCGAAAGCATCATCGAACCCTATACGATGGGCCGTGATCCGTGGACGTTCGTCGCCGGGACCGAGGAACATCAGGCGCGGATCGACGAAGTGCTCGCCGCCTATGTGCCTGGCGAGGATGGTTACACCCGTCAGTTCGAGCTCTTCCACAAGGCGATCGTCGAGGACACCGACGCACCGGTGACGCTGCAGGATGCCCGCAATTCGCTGGAACTGGTAACGGCCGCCTACTTCTCGCAGCGAACCGGACAACCGACGCCGATGCCGATCGCCGCCGATCATCCGCTCTATCGCTCCTGGCTTCCGGCAGGGGAATGGCGTGCTGCGGCCACAGTCTGA
- a CDS encoding Gfo/Idh/MocA family protein, whose product MLRFAVVGIDHGHTFDHVKGLLASGGEFVGYCPQTSVPALREAFEKTYPDAPQIDREKLFDDPSIDVICISAIPRDRAGLAIRAMRSGKDVMTDKPGVTTFVQLEEVRRTVAETGKIFSICFSERHCVRSAVKAGKLVAEGAIGKVIQTLGVGPHRLQLPTRPDWFFDPEAFGGIIVDIASHQVDQFLFYTGSTTGEVIASSIGNFGMPDKPAFEDFGEVLLRSDKAAGYVRVDWFTPEALPTWGDGRLTILGTEGYIELRKYIDIAGRPGKDHLFLVNGKEMTHIDCSGEKLDYFDAFTADVGNRTQTAMTQDHVFEVCRLSLEAQAKAARIGAR is encoded by the coding sequence ATGTTGAGATTTGCCGTCGTCGGAATCGACCATGGTCACACGTTCGATCACGTGAAGGGATTGCTTGCTTCAGGCGGCGAGTTCGTCGGCTATTGCCCGCAGACCTCGGTGCCGGCATTGCGCGAGGCCTTTGAGAAGACCTATCCTGACGCGCCGCAGATCGACAGGGAAAAGCTGTTCGACGATCCGTCGATCGATGTCATCTGCATTTCCGCAATCCCCCGCGACCGCGCCGGGCTTGCCATCCGCGCAATGAGATCAGGCAAAGACGTGATGACCGACAAGCCGGGCGTGACGACCTTCGTCCAACTCGAGGAGGTCAGGCGTACCGTTGCCGAGACCGGCAAGATCTTCTCGATCTGCTTTTCCGAACGCCACTGCGTGCGCTCCGCCGTCAAGGCCGGCAAGCTCGTCGCCGAAGGCGCAATCGGCAAAGTGATCCAGACGCTCGGTGTCGGTCCACACCGGCTGCAACTGCCGACCCGACCGGACTGGTTCTTCGATCCCGAAGCCTTCGGTGGCATCATCGTCGATATCGCTTCGCACCAGGTCGACCAGTTCCTGTTTTATACCGGCTCGACCACAGGCGAGGTTATCGCCAGCTCGATCGGCAATTTCGGCATGCCCGACAAGCCCGCCTTCGAGGATTTCGGCGAGGTGCTTCTGCGCTCCGACAAGGCGGCGGGCTATGTCCGTGTCGACTGGTTCACGCCGGAGGCGCTGCCGACCTGGGGTGACGGGCGCCTCACCATTCTCGGCACCGAAGGCTACATCGAACTGCGCAAATATATCGACATTGCCGGCCGGCCAGGGAAGGATCACCTCTTCCTGGTCAACGGCAAGGAAATGACCCATATCGATTGCAGCGGCGAAAAACTCGACTATTTCGACGCTTTCACCGCCGACGTCGGCAACCGCACGCAGACGGCGATGACCCAGGATCACGTTTTTGAAGTCTGCCGTCTTTCGCTGGAAGCCCAGGCGAAAGCCGCGCGCATCGGCGCTCGCTGA
- a CDS encoding LLM class flavin-dependent oxidoreductase — MKTMQIYAFDMNCVGHINHGLWTHPRDRSAQYTDLDYWTEFAKTAERGKLDGIFLADIVGVYDVYRGSPAPVIETGAQIPVNDPLIPVSAMAYVTKHLGFGVTVNTTYEPPFLLARRMSTLDHLTKGRIGWNIVTGYLDSAARSMGFDKLPEHDARYDAAEEYLEILYKLWEGSWDDDAVLRDKAGGVYADPSKVRTVRHDGKYYRMEGIHLSEPSPQRTPLLFQAGASARGQDFAARHAECVFIAGPNPKAAKPTVDALRAKAEEFGRGADALKILSLITVVVGRTEKEARDKLEDYRRHASVEASLAHYSASTGIDFSKFGLDDVIDQNSTNANQSALAAITKQAPKPVTLRDIIDQMVLGSRMKPIVGSPDQIADHLATWIEEGDIDGFNLARTVAPESLRDFVDLVVPVLQERGVFKADYAAGPLRQKLFGGGNGRLPAAHPAAQFRR; from the coding sequence ATGAAGACCATGCAGATCTATGCCTTTGACATGAACTGCGTCGGCCATATCAACCACGGCCTGTGGACGCATCCGCGCGACCGCTCAGCGCAGTATACCGATCTCGACTACTGGACGGAGTTTGCCAAGACCGCCGAACGCGGCAAGCTGGACGGCATCTTCCTGGCCGACATCGTCGGTGTCTACGATGTCTACAGGGGTAGCCCGGCGCCGGTGATCGAGACGGGCGCGCAGATCCCGGTCAATGATCCGCTGATCCCGGTTTCGGCGATGGCCTATGTCACCAAACATCTGGGTTTCGGCGTCACCGTCAACACCACCTACGAGCCGCCCTTCCTGCTGGCGCGGCGCATGTCGACGCTCGACCACCTGACCAAGGGACGGATCGGCTGGAACATCGTCACGGGTTATCTCGACAGTGCGGCCCGCAGCATGGGTTTCGACAAGCTGCCGGAACATGATGCGCGTTACGACGCAGCCGAAGAATATCTCGAAATTCTCTACAAGCTCTGGGAAGGGAGTTGGGACGACGATGCGGTGCTGCGCGACAAGGCGGGTGGCGTCTATGCAGATCCCTCCAAAGTGCGCACGGTCCGTCACGACGGTAAATATTACCGGATGGAGGGCATTCATCTTTCCGAGCCCTCGCCGCAGCGCACGCCCCTGCTCTTCCAGGCCGGCGCCTCGGCACGTGGGCAGGATTTCGCCGCACGCCACGCCGAATGCGTCTTCATTGCCGGGCCGAATCCCAAGGCGGCCAAGCCGACCGTCGATGCGCTGCGGGCGAAGGCGGAGGAATTCGGCCGCGGCGCCGACGCATTGAAGATCCTGAGCCTGATCACCGTCGTCGTCGGGCGGACGGAGAAGGAAGCACGGGACAAGCTGGAGGACTACCGCCGCCATGCGAGCGTCGAGGCTTCGCTTGCGCATTACTCCGCTTCGACAGGCATCGACTTTTCGAAGTTTGGATTGGACGACGTCATCGACCAGAACTCGACCAACGCCAATCAATCCGCGCTTGCGGCCATCACGAAACAGGCGCCAAAGCCGGTGACGCTGCGTGACATCATCGACCAGATGGTGCTCGGCAGCCGGATGAAGCCGATAGTGGGCTCGCCCGACCAGATCGCCGATCATCTCGCGACATGGATCGAAGAGGGTGACATCGACGGCTTCAATCTGGCGCGGACAGTGGCGCCGGAAAGCCTGCGCGATTTCGTCGACCTAGTGGTGCCGGTGCTGCAGGAGCGCGGCGTCTTTAAGGCGGACTATGCTGCAGGACCCTTGCGGCAGAAGCTTTTCGGAGGCGGGAACGGCAGGTTGCCCGCCGCTCATCCCGCCGCCCAGTTCCGGCGCTGA
- a CDS encoding VOC family protein codes for MLKSFEHVGMTVSDMDRTVDFYCGLLGLGLVLRKTMANGMQVAFLDAGGGMLEVFAPPGGASRAVDVPEDTAGVRHLTFHFDNVDEAVVRLEQAGVEIKERPRFAVHSEMLNKIAFVRDPDGIIVELAERSQSRQG; via the coding sequence ATGCTGAAGTCCTTCGAGCATGTCGGCATGACGGTCAGCGACATGGACCGCACCGTCGATTTCTACTGTGGCCTGCTCGGCCTCGGCCTCGTGCTGCGCAAGACGATGGCGAATGGCATGCAGGTCGCGTTCCTCGATGCAGGCGGCGGCATGCTGGAGGTCTTTGCGCCGCCCGGCGGCGCGTCGAGGGCGGTCGACGTGCCTGAAGATACGGCCGGCGTCCGCCACCTCACCTTCCATTTCGACAATGTCGACGAGGCCGTCGTCCGCCTTGAACAGGCGGGCGTCGAAATCAAGGAGCGGCCGCGCTTCGCCGTCCACTCCGAGATGCTGAACAAGATCGCCTTCGTTCGCGATCCCGACGGCATCATCGTCGAGCTTGCCGAACGCTCTCAGAGCCGCCAGGGCTGA
- the scpA gene encoding methylmalonyl-CoA mutase, producing the protein MTKKTLSDWVELAQKELRTSPETLTWQTPEGIAVKPLYTAEDLAGVGHLGSLPGFSPFTRGPRATMYAGRPWTIRQYAGFSTAEESNAFYRRNLAAGQKGLSVAFDLATHRGYDSDHPRVEGDVGKAGVAIDSVEDMKILFDGIPLGEMSVSMTMNGAVIPILASFIVAGEEQGVSRADLSGTIQNDILKEFMVRNTYIYPPEPSMRIVADIIEYTAREMPKFNSISISGYHMQEAGATLVQELAFTLADGREYVRAAIAKGLNVDDFAGRLSFFFAIGMNFFMEAAKLRAARLLWTRIMEEFQPKKTSSLMLRTHCQTSGVSLQEQDPYNNIIRTAFEAMSAVLGGTQSLHTNSFDEAIALPTEFSARIARNTQLILQHETGVTKVVDPLAGSYYVESLTKELADKAWALIEEVEALGGMTKAVNDGLPKRLIEEAAARRQAAIDKGEEVIVGVNRYRLDNEQPIDILEIDNSAVRKAQIRRIEETKRRRDGGAVREALAALAEIAQNGKGNLLEAAMAAARARATVGEISDAMRTAFGDHAATPEVIKGVYGEAYENEPELAVLKTRMTEVTEAMGHRPKIMVAKLGQDGHDRGAKVIASAFGDIGFDVLAGPLFQTPEEAASVALSEKVNVVGVSSLAAGHRTLLPQLIDRLREQGGGDIIVVCGGVIPRQDYEFLHEHGVAAVFGPGTNVLEAANSVLDLLQGRRRNQ; encoded by the coding sequence ATGACGAAGAAGACGCTGTCGGATTGGGTGGAGCTTGCGCAAAAGGAACTGCGCACCTCGCCCGAAACGCTGACCTGGCAGACGCCGGAAGGCATTGCCGTCAAGCCGCTCTATACGGCCGAGGATCTCGCCGGCGTCGGGCACCTTGGTTCGCTTCCCGGTTTTTCGCCTTTCACCCGCGGTCCGCGCGCGACGATGTATGCCGGCCGGCCCTGGACGATTCGCCAGTATGCCGGCTTCTCGACGGCAGAGGAATCAAACGCCTTTTATCGCCGCAATCTGGCGGCCGGCCAGAAAGGCCTCTCGGTCGCTTTCGACCTTGCCACCCACCGCGGTTATGACAGCGATCATCCGCGCGTCGAGGGCGATGTCGGCAAGGCAGGGGTGGCAATTGACAGCGTCGAGGACATGAAGATCCTGTTCGACGGCATTCCGCTCGGCGAAATGTCGGTATCGATGACCATGAACGGCGCCGTCATCCCGATCCTCGCCTCCTTCATCGTAGCCGGCGAGGAGCAGGGCGTTTCGCGGGCCGACCTTTCGGGGACCATCCAAAATGACATCCTCAAGGAGTTCATGGTCCGCAACACCTATATCTATCCGCCCGAACCATCGATGCGGATCGTTGCCGACATCATCGAATATACCGCAAGGGAGATGCCAAAGTTCAATTCGATCTCTATCTCCGGCTATCATATGCAGGAGGCCGGCGCGACGCTGGTGCAGGAACTTGCCTTCACGCTGGCCGACGGCCGCGAATATGTCAGGGCGGCGATCGCCAAGGGCCTCAACGTCGATGATTTCGCCGGAAGGCTCTCCTTCTTCTTTGCGATCGGCATGAACTTCTTCATGGAGGCGGCCAAACTTCGCGCCGCCCGGCTGCTCTGGACTCGTATCATGGAAGAGTTCCAGCCGAAGAAGACCTCTTCGCTGATGCTGCGCACCCATTGCCAGACCTCCGGCGTCTCGCTGCAGGAACAGGACCCCTATAACAACATCATCCGCACTGCTTTCGAGGCGATGTCGGCCGTTCTCGGCGGCACGCAGTCGCTACACACCAATTCCTTCGACGAGGCGATCGCGCTGCCGACGGAATTTTCCGCTCGCATCGCCCGCAACACGCAGCTTATCCTGCAGCACGAGACAGGCGTCACCAAGGTGGTCGATCCGCTGGCAGGTTCCTATTACGTCGAGAGCCTGACGAAGGAGCTCGCCGACAAAGCCTGGGCGCTGATCGAGGAGGTGGAAGCACTCGGCGGCATGACGAAAGCCGTCAATGACGGCCTGCCGAAGCGGTTGATCGAGGAAGCGGCCGCACGCCGCCAGGCGGCGATCGACAAGGGCGAAGAGGTCATCGTCGGCGTCAACCGTTACCGGCTCGACAACGAGCAGCCGATCGACATTCTGGAGATCGACAACAGCGCGGTGCGCAAAGCGCAAATCAGACGTATCGAGGAAACGAAGCGGCGCCGCGACGGCGGAGCCGTGCGCGAGGCGCTGGCGGCCCTGGCGGAGATCGCACAGAACGGCAAGGGCAACCTGCTGGAAGCCGCCATGGCGGCGGCCCGAGCCCGCGCCACGGTCGGCGAGATATCGGACGCGATGCGCACTGCCTTCGGCGATCATGCCGCGACCCCTGAAGTCATTAAAGGCGTCTACGGCGAGGCGTATGAAAACGAGCCGGAACTCGCCGTGCTCAAGACCCGCATGACGGAGGTGACGGAAGCCATGGGTCACCGGCCGAAGATCATGGTCGCCAAGCTCGGTCAGGACGGACACGACCGAGGCGCCAAGGTGATCGCCTCGGCCTTCGGCGACATCGGCTTCGATGTACTCGCCGGTCCCCTCTTCCAGACACCGGAGGAAGCTGCCAGCGTCGCACTCAGCGAAAAGGTCAATGTCGTCGGCGTCTCGTCACTGGCGGCCGGTCACAGGACGCTGCTACCACAGTTGATCGACAGGCTGAGGGAACAGGGCGGTGGTGATATCATCGTCGTCTGCGGCGGTGTTATCCCGCGACAGGACTATGAATTCCTGCATGAACACGGCGTTGCAGCCGTGTTCGGCCCTGGGACAAACGTTCTCGAAGCGGCAAACTCCGTTCTCGACTTGCTGCAGGGCAGGCGGCGAAACCAGTAG